AAGGTTTGAATTTATTCCATGAATATAAATATTATGATGCATAAAACCTTGGAAATTTATCTTGTGAACGGTTAGAATTTATTCTATTAAGACATTATTTTTCATATATAAGTATATTTCttccaaaaataaaataatgataaaaaaaaagtcCAAAATATTTCATGACCTAAATAGGGTCAAAACTGTCTATAAATATGCATTCCCTAATGTACAAGATAAATGAGTACACATTACACCAAAAATGTGCCCTAACATGTATCTATAACTaactaaaataataaataaaagaataaactcCCACACTACCCCCAAATCTCTTACTAATCTATGAACCGTCTGTAGGAAAAGCAACAATAAGTGGATTGGATAATCTGAATAGAACTACTGTTCTAAACATGTGATTGAGTTGAGCCATTCCCATTCATTTCACTAACACGGTTAATAGAATTTTTTGATTTGCGTTGAAAGAAGATGATCCATGTCACAACTTCAAGAATGGCTGCAATTACACCCAAAGCAATAAGAACACCAATGTAAGCATTCTTCCACTTCTTTTCAGGGTCCAAGATGTCAAAGCCTTTGAAGATGTTTATAATGCTCAATATGATCACTGCGTAGCCAACAGAGTGGTGATATATATTCCAGTATATGCGGAACTTGTGATCCTTGTCAGGTCGCAAGAGTAGAGCAAATATCTgcaaattaattgaaaatattgATATTATTTTACAAGCTTTTAGATAAAACTGTGTAATATACTTGCTCCAGAAAGGTTTAAACAATTAGTGCACTGTAATCAATAGGTAAGTTGTTAATGCAAAACACACTCTTTCATATATACAAACAATACATTGATTATAACAAATGAATTGTTTGTTATCTTTATATGCCATACCTGTAAAGTTGCAAAGCAGAAAAGTGCAATCCCAATTTTTCTGTGTGAAGTTTGTTCTACACCTTTGCTATAACTGCCCAACTTCAAGCCAGTACCCCAACCACTTACTCCAATGATATATCCAGAGGTTTGGCAAAAAGCATGGAGGTAAAACCATGCAGGATCTGCAGCTTTGAATGTCTTGGCATATCTAGCAATCATGATTCCAATGGGCATCAATATACCCCAGCTAACAACAGTAAGCACTCCATGCCTCTGAATTTAAAAAAACATAAgatcaattagggttgaaagataaTTCATattataatcatttaattttcacAGTTCATAATGTTTGAATTTTTCATTTCTGGATTGTACTGTATGatattttttatcatcaacgtttcagatcatatTACATGATCCATCATCATAATCAAAGAAATAGATAGAGAGCAAAATTTCatccatcttgatgatggatcatatagtatgatctgaaacattgatgataaaaaatatCATACAGTGCAATCCAGAAATGAAAAAACAGAAATGGAAAAACAAATCATATGTATCCTATAGATATTGCAGATCAAACAAACTGAAAATCATCTCTACAGATTACTCTTCTTAATGTAGGTCTATAGATACACAAAGCCTGGTTTAATCTGGGTCTTGATTCCTCTAAACTTTAAGCAATTGCAGAACATAATCAGaggaattaaaattgaaaagaccCTGATATTTAATGCACAATACTTACATTTTTGAGAGTCTGGTGAGAAATACCAGAAGAAACAGAGCTGGTTCCACCTTGGAGATCCAGTGTCCCTAAACTGCTGAGATCAGCTGAGGCAGTACTGTGTATGACAGGAGTTGAGTTGGTGACTGAGCTGCCCACTTGCCACACCTGATTAATACTGGTTTGGTTGGAACCAAGCACCAAGGAGGCAAAGATTGTTATCTTCCCACTGCTACTCTCATACACAGCACTCTTGTTGGTCACAGTGAGGCTAATAGACGAGGGATTCAAAGCAGCAGTCTTAGATTGAACATTATATGTGCCCACCACAGTTGATCCATTACTTGATTGGAAGGCAATCAAAGCCTGTGTGCCAATCATTTGTATCCCCTGTGGGTTTATACCCCATGCTACCCATCCCCCAGAAGCTGCAGGGGCAGCCTGGAAAGCTATATCCAATGACCCATTCTCTACAACATAGGTATATGCCAGAGTAGCTCCTAAAGTTTGTAAGTTGTTACAGGTTTGATAAGTTTTGGCCTCACCTACAGTGAATGTtttagggcaatttgaatctgaaCTCTGTGCTGATGCATCCCATCCAAACAGAAGCACAGAAACTCCCAATATCAACAACAGGGGACACCCCATCATTCAAGCTGCAACAATTATTTTCCCTTAAAATCTCTCTCCTCAAAACCCAAGCTGCAAAAAACTTCTCTCTTCAGATTTCACCTCTCAAAATCCAATCTTGATTGAAGGGAAGTAAGATTGTTGGGTGATTTCAGAAAGCCCGATATCTATATAGGGAGAAACAGGGGAAGCTGTGTAGAAAGTTCTAAAAAGCAATATGTGCAAATCGAAAAACAGAGTAATGGACGACCAACTCCACTGACGCCATACGCGTTAGTGTACCGACCTTTCCTTGTACTCTCATTCTTTGATTAAGGTCACCCTACCAAagtcaaatcatatatatatataaaattaattattattatttttattcaggTTATCCCATGTCTCCGTGGTCCCAGTCCACCGTTTCACTGAAGAAGAGTCTGAGAGCAAGGCACTGGCTATCCAGGGGAAAATTTGCACCGCCTGGATAGCCGTGCTTTCTTGGTCCGTGCCCCTCCGCGTTCGTGTCTGCCCGCCTGCGTGAAAGGTGCCCGTGAAAGGACGTCGCCTCAAACCGCTCGCCACACCTCTGCCGGTCCGGATTTCCCTTTTTCCTGCGGATTCCGGTTCCGTTTTGACACTGCGTTTTGACGCCACCGAACTGCAAGTGATAAATATCATAAATGTTGCAACTACGGACTCCTTTCCGTGCCGAATTTCGCTTCCATTGAAACTAAATGCATCCAACAACTGCAAAACTCCCGCCCGCTTGCAATATTTTAAatgatattatatattaataatgatatttaTAATTTAACTCTTTTAATAATTACGTCGAAGGCATCTTATTTGAAAGAGATGACCTCGGTTTTTCATCGAACGGCGGATAATGTTGTAGAAGAGAAGCAAGACCATCGAAACGATCTTTTGGGTTCAATTTTATCAGTATTATTTAACATGTCATTGATTTGTATTTGTCCGATACTTTAGTATAACACTATACTTTGTTTCTTTTTGGTAAAATGCACTCTCGcacattcatttttaaaaaaatttattcccaCGTGTTTGTACATGGCCTTAGACAAATATTGGCATAAATTGCAAGTAAAAAAAAATCTCATAACATAGATATGTTAGAGAGACATTAATGTGCATCACAATGAGGTGTCAAAAATATATGAAACCTACAAAACATGAAAGCAACTTCCCCTATAAAGGTCAAATGCGTATGTAAAGATAGATATTGTTTGAATGTCAAATTCCCCTATACCCTTGAAAACTTCATTTATGATCAACTTTCAAATGGATCAATAAATTCCCTAGGAAGGCTCAAATAAGTGTGGTAGGAAACAATGAAATTCTAACCTTTGTGAAACGAATCTACACCTTCTACATGTTAAATTTGTCCTCTAATTTGAAATCTTTTCAAGACCTTATGAGATTTAGTAAGCAACATCATTAATATAGCTGAAATATGGAAGAGCCAAATATTTTTCGTTAGAGAATAAGAATAAGAAGAAGTTTTAACAAAttggttattttttaatttatatatataaattttttattcataatttatatgcctaatttttaaaatatctttATTGTCCATTTTTCAAACATAGATAAATAAAATTCATATCTAGATAATCTTCAAATATAAATACCACCCCTTACAGAATACAATAGATTGAATGATGAGACAATGTTGAATGGGAAGTGGGAGACAACATAAATACACCAAGATGATGAATAGATATAATATAGAAATGAAAATATAAAGCATCATAGAGCTACCACCATGATTGGAAATCAAATCCATTGGAAATGCACATATCATTCATATTAGTTATAGTCACAATATGAGAGAACTCACACTACCAAATTTGTTGTCAAATATAAGCATAGGAGATATATCATTGCAACTTTGTATTATATATATAACAATAAATGTGACCATTGTGGAAGTGAGTAAGTCACTACACATAAATTTCACAAAAGCTTACAAAAGGATGAGCCAATTTTTCACATATACAATAGTAGTCTAACTCAAAAGTACAATATACAAATAATGTCTTTATCTTAATTCCACAATCCACTCCCTCCAAGCTCTAATTTTAAAATAGAGTTAAAGTACTTAACGATTAATACATTGGAGAATAATACACTATAGTGATTAACCAAAAAAGTGTTGATCATGATCCTCCATATGAATATCATCAACACCTGAAAATACATATGAGGACATTATAAGATTAATTTTCAAATTGAAGACTCAAATTTGATTGAAGTTCATTTCATAATTTACTTACCGTTTCCGCTTTGCATTGTGTCCATTATTGTCATCATTTGATTAAGATCAATAGAAAATGGTTGCATGTTTTTTTGAGAGTTTTGTTGGCCATCTAAAGTTGCAATAACATTCGCATTAATATATCacatataaaattaatttatatattaaagACTGAAAATTAATGAAGTTCACTTCACAATTTCATTACCATCTCTAGCTTGCATGGCAtcaactattgttgttgttgtcttctcAGGATCAACAGAAATCGGTACCAtatattcttgattttttttatgatcTTCTAATGCTGCAATAACAAGCACATTCAACACATCAGCTtagataaaattaattacaaactaaAGACACAAAATTGAttgtttttatttaataattttgtgACCATATCTAGTTTGTATTGCAtccattgtcattgatgtctgGTTAAGATCAATAGAAAAGGGCAGCATATGTTgttgatctttttctttatcacCTGAAATTGCATTGAAGTACACATGTAACACATCAACTTAGATAAAATGCTCAAGTATAAAATCATATTACGTAATTAATCTAAACAATATTAAAATTCATAATTACCTGCAACAGTTTGTTGAAATGTTTGAGCTGAAATAATACTAAGCATTGATGGTTGATCTCTAGAAATTGTATCTTTTTGTTTAATTAAGTACAAAAAAATGGTTAGAGATAAGAATTGAGtatttttcaataaaaattaataaaaatgtttaatattgACTAACTTACTATCTACAGCTTGTATTTCATCTGTTAGCATTTGGTTTAGATCAATGGAGAAAGGCAATCGACGTCGTCGAGTACTTTCTTGATCATTCAAACCTATAATAAACATATGTttaacatatgaaataaaaataagaagtattGATATGTGAATTACTCAAATACCTATGAATAAATGTACTCACCTTGCTGCATGATAATATCTCTTTCTTCTTGTATTGCTATGCCTGAGCGATTGGTGaccttttttttcttttgctttctaCATCTTGTAGAGGGGAATAGAAAAGTTTCATGCTCCTCAACTCTTTCATTTAAGTTTTCAGATATGGCATTACGTCTTTGATGAATAGAATGACGTTTGTGCATTTTGGTTGGACTAAACCATGGTGATATTTGTCTAATAGACATGTTCTCTGAGCCAGGGATTGATCTAAATTTGGAAGATGAAGCAAGAGATGCATTGATATCTTTTCTAAACCTCTCAACACACtgactaaaaatatttttttcatcttCACTGGTCGGTAAATTTTGGAGCAATGAATTTAAATAATCAATGGAACTTTGAAATCCATCATTAGAAGTATTAGATGATATCCAACCATCTGTAATAGAAATAATAGTGATTAagtcaaaaaatatttaaaaacaatgCATATTTCATTATAAAATGATGCTTTTAAGAATTACCAGTTCTTTGAGCTTCACCAACGACAACCCCATGCACATCTTGATCTTCTGAGGGTATGCAACCATCTACAATTGAAATAAGAATTAATCAATGATATGAATCAAAAAATCATTTTATACTTAATTATAAACATCATATCAACATTACCAATGATGTCAATTTCATGACTAGAATTCCCTCTAACttcatcaatatcataaaccagTGGAGTAACATCATCTacaattcaataagattaatttagTTAGTATTgaaaaaaatttataataattaaaaatataaatattaaacttAAATATGAAATGACACTTACCAACAACCTGGTCTTGCTCATTTGGTTTGTTTCTCTTTAGAATATCTAAGACCTTCAacacatgtttgcatgtgtttcctCTTTTTGCCCAATCACAATCACACACATGCAAATTTGGTTCAAATTTCCTAACAAAATACCATTTTGTTGGAATTGTTTGGCTTCTTATCCTATATGTGTTAGGGAGGAGATCATATAGAAAACAATCTACATCTGCTATATTTTTTGATCTCTCTAGAGCAGTTATGTAATATCTTTCCTTTTTGAAGTTTGTGAGGAATCCAGATAACTgcaaatatcttttatttttgtaGAATGGTTCTACTCTATGAAGAAGTGTATGAATAAGCCAATCCATTCTCCTTGTGCATTTCTTAGAACGATCACTTAAATAGTGACTCTTAATGTGGGAGTGGTATGACTCTATAGAAGCATTGGTTTCTTGATTTGCATGAGAGAAGTTTCGAAAATGTTTTGCCCACATTGCTATACAAACAAACATAATGAAGTCTTAGCATATACAAAAAACAACTTAAATTATGAAAATGTATACAAACAATAATTGATAACTTGATTATCTTACCAATACGACTCTCATCATGACACCAAGTATTTTGAAAGTaatcaataaatttcttctcttctttgaatTCCTCCATAAAATTTTTGATCGATTGAGTAGTGATGCCTTGATCATCACTTATTTCATACATTATCTCACCCAATCTATCAAATATATGTGTTGCAACATCCTTATTACTAACATACCTGGATTACATAATAGAAGATCAAATTATGAAGTTGACGCGTGTAATTTACCATATGTTTTAATTAAAGATTGACTtacctatacacattcttcaaccatgccctACGTACATGCCAAATGCATAACAATACTTGACAATCAAAGGATAACCTACAAGTTACATCATCAAAGTTTATAAGTGGGATTTTAACAAAATTAATTGTTAAATTGAAACTAgttaatgttgaaaattagggaatataaattttgataaactaAATATTAAGAAATTACAATCTCATAAACATAAACTAAGACTAATAAAACCCGATTGCTTCAATCTCTGCACTAGCATCATCTGTCATGAATGCATTGACATGCCAATCTTCTTTATCTTGTTTCCCTCTCTTGTAAACCTCCATCAACCATTCATTTATATCTTCAACTTTATTTCTTGAAGATATGGCCCATGCAACAGGCACACCAGCCTCTTGTTCATCAAATACGAGCAAGGAATATAATTGATACTACACATGAATAAACCATTGATAAGTAATTTTTTAGATAAAATAGACCACTAACTAAATTAAGATCCACAAATACAATTAATATGGTTCTACTTACCCCATATTTGTTTGTTGAAAATGTGGAATCCATTGCAATAATTGAGTTATGTGAATGTTTCACCATCATCTCCCGCATCCATGGTGTTTGAATGCCTATGATAAATGGAACATTTTCCTCATTGTTTGGTGTTTTATAGTAGAAGAAGTTATCTTTCTCCTCTTCATGccacaaacatacactttttgcatcatcttcatttttttgtgatCGAAGAGAGCGTACTCTTTTCCATGCATTCAA
The nucleotide sequence above comes from Cryptomeria japonica chromosome 11, Sugi_1.0, whole genome shotgun sequence. Encoded proteins:
- the LOC131040157 gene encoding cytochrome b561 and DOMON domain-containing protein At5g47530 — its product is MMGCPLLLILGVSVLLFGWDASAQSSDSNCPKTFTVGEAKTYQTCNNLQTLGATLAYTYVVENGSLDIAFQAAPAASGGWVAWGINPQGIQMIGTQALIAFQSSNGSTVVGTYNVQSKTAALNPSSISLTVTNKSAVYESSSGKITIFASLVLGSNQTSINQVWQVGSSVTNSTPVIHSTASADLSSLGTLDLQGGTSSVSSGISHQTLKNRHGVLTVVSWGILMPIGIMIARYAKTFKAADPAWFYLHAFCQTSGYIIGVSGWGTGLKLGSYSKGVEQTSHRKIGIALFCFATLQIFALLLRPDKDHKFRIYWNIYHHSVGYAVIILSIINIFKGFDILDPEKKWKNAYIGVLIALGVIAAILEVVTWIIFFQRKSKNSINRVSEMNGNGSTQSHV